A stretch of the Plasmodium berghei ANKA genome assembly, chromosome: 10 genome encodes the following:
- a CDS encoding rRNA (adenosine-2'-O-)-methyltransferase, putative, with the protein MEQKPEENIINLLISFANKHLKKKDIINENSRMIKDMFSSIILVLINNIDKYSLANCINNYILNELKSIRFEAIQDLSKKKKKKNSENSEIYKRINIFIIFLECIFTKFDDINFLSIDISWIYKLISYKEDFNYSSFLNILKTILLFIEKEENKDIVSLDKNTNNTQFGKKKKKLCVVYILLNRIKTEIENHVKEIKENYIFYKNKIKQLGVIHKNSGNLYDPLCKNQNYNEKEKTLENQNHINIINNISLCFKDTCDLFINIIEDKTEIDQCSIEWENEIKEIGKELMLLTPFINDKDIRNYLINTFFFTIKRYIFNKKEYEELCLIVIKVMYLFIRNDVKSEINSNYNFNEKKELFINNCDGIENKSYDEKYILYIYKEINSNFCTFNNNDVVLNGLVTNLKKDEPVDKNYLNSIYNFLVINIDDLYNIEFVKYAFIDDVRYYLLLYSESYKDEWILKKIIYIFNKIINIYKDTSMDNFRDCSTFLEAWERYECILKCIENFSIHLLKTNWQKVIDLINMGNQIRKKYELFCDSSFKEKKNIKKIKNPKNCENEQNEKYYDYNKNKNMGINILSYNLKNFQKNNFLFYDSHDYNVFNFCVKKKRENKQFTCTTFGNYSDYIILVLIEYLIWKLLIHDNNTVTRFSLCALIEQKENYTKTDNTQNMDYSDENVDKKSEEIGGIEISILLNSINDIFFFNIFFPECVKPTLFIKGDIPFYEFRIKNLIVSKILNRKNSIEYIQNFIISLNKINLFYANARIILEAIIQAIKIIENSKSYNFFLKYFDKKINGINECIDTENEDIELNNVMSKIILNIIHKIKNVSISRRKDLQIFVLKIVIKMNESLNLFSTIKSYSSFLQIFEEDFFFHALEYFEILTNKKINFVNTLDSNFTNLPEQVRLYVWLENNANIFLNNFIEKFNKVIDLNQYMYFYGYLRLFYLLLHITIKRNKKMNEDYKNIILRIQKDDNFYLVYHLVLYFFKNNLSHIFLKNDIKQFLVKNIGNLRNFIKGNVYEKKKESLFPCQNEKLNEHILNNSERSEIIATFSEHCFDYKMLRKLFIFTDIVEYCGDITAYFLNNKINYYNTSYSYKEKNMDTSGLEKSLIIRDNAPEETDIDVCRDSKNLYIECVNFLKNFTQTNIKNKDDENYNNLRVILALAYVSNTCTIFGKIEDEENLNKQILLMQMKNIYNDSSNMPKDAHIPVGNNNIINSLCGYGNYFCKNFNFYRYKYLYKYFSAHNTFKEYIFDNKIIFSETIVNDIEVSKEELVYVYFIIKLYIIPCTFSCKIKNKKNYIDNSIIQFRIKILNLLIKQSKMLIDRFSEYKFPTHLLELAFLTLFHPLIVKFEIELYSNENYKAIEDMKEYGYISFKLLNFVKNILKIGQNKLSICRSVVIPFLTSYFFSIIEYGNIIINISNEYLDKFVEIIVDILMHKECVLYDCQKSFTNDLFKIKKGNLNFNNFINENICSYFLNKIENNQHIIFPSKFFEIYHTSIFLRLLTLIFLINLFKILENKYICVMKIGIHNKTEHISNDEMLDSPKEKKLKEKKEEFYKKRNIILCIYEKLIIHILKRVDNKNVLRENLKNKCNDNESKQKNNKKDGQNITPLPFSYGHNIQIRGLQALCILSRYFKYIKKGKRKNIIFYVNTLLQYDNLSTTRQYLELFCSSICNSSFILLYPHLIKNILRNNGENAQLTISSLIISAHIFLKSKFSYYSFVKLNYNSFSGLTVDQQKYATNIFVKKQKNVKASQKLKGKKIKNIIRQILEKNKGETTEIAKDVDKTIANIKKKKIQYGKQWKLNEKDNDKQIGKNRKKWDNYQKEQNKLHEYENKEGSNFQRNKNVISIKDDNIEKEKKDKVYEMENKIWDTENITSKDNPQNGYFYSPYISKILTKLLLKIVLLCSSHSALIRSISQYILYNFLKKRKEMLLIPFLSKIYLFIKNNKDCKRIRDKLKKEFKNWDTSIIEQKNNICMLLPTYNHSFNFFDEDINCENTNTFTHILYNNELVSSYTFIDSIKKIVQQEMTSIMYNIQLEKEKKDGISIYKYNNEQKLLTLNQFYHGKNVDEISSTIDDKRDTKILASENGQEKKKKTTSQIINGEACFNKSSENIDYDKNFENFLKQTKKNYQKKFDPIDNIIEINNEFRKKYQLRKKNNLIVIASLIDKVPNLAGLCRTCEIFNVKKLLLSNINIVKDFQFQKISSTANKWMNIQELKKKDIIKYLIKKKKKYSIIGLEQTNDSKRLNDFIFPENCILILGDEKEGLPSSILLLLHHCVEIPGHGIIRSLNVHVSAAITIYEYFKQHL; encoded by the coding sequence ATGGAGCAAAAGCCAGaggaaaatattataaactTGTTAATTAGTTTCGCAAATAAAcatttaaagaaaaaagataTCATAAATGAAAACAGTAGAATGATTAAGGATATGTTTTCTTCTATCATATTAGTtctaataaataatatcgataaatatagtttagcaaattgtattaataactatatattaaatgagTTAAAGAGTATCAGATTTGAAGCCATTCAAGATTtgtcaaaaaaaaaaaaaaaaaaaaatagtgaaaatagtgaaatatataaaagaataaacatatttatcatttttttagaatGCATATTTACTAAATTTGATGATATAAACTTTTTAAGCATAGACATATCTTGGATTTATAAACTTATTTCTTATAAAGAAGATTTTAATTATTCGtcttttttgaatattttaaaaacaatattattatttattgaaaaagaagaaaataaagatattgTATCATTAGATAAAAATACGAATAATACTcaatttggaaaaaaaaaaaaaaaattgtgtgttgtatatattttattaaatcgTATAAAAACAGAAATAGAAAATCATgttaaagaaataaaggagaattatattttttacaaaaataaaataaagcaaTTAGGAGTTATACACAAGAACTCTGGTAATTTATATGATCCTTTGTGTAAAAATCAgaattataatgaaaaagaaaagacaTTGGAAAATCAAAACCAcataaacataataaataacataTCATTATGTTTTAAAGATACATgtgatttatttattaatataatagaGGATAAAACAGAGATAGATCAATGTAGTATTGAATgggaaaatgaaataaaagaaataggAAAAGAATTAATGCTTTTAACACCATTCATTAATGATAAAGATATaagaaattatttaataaatacatttttttttacaattaaaagatatatatttaacaaaaagGAATATGAAGAATTATGTCTGATAGTTATTAAAGTAATGTATTTGTTCATAAGAAATGATGTTAAATCTGAAATtaattcaaattataattttaatgaaaaaaaagaactttttataaacaattGTGATggaatagaaaataaaagttatgatgaaaaatatattttatacatatataaagaaattaaCTCAAATTTTTGtacatttaataataatgatgtTGTATTAAATGGCTTAGTTACGAACctaaaaaaagatgaaCCCGTAGATAAAAATTATCTGAacagtatatataattttcttgttataaatatagatgatttatataatattgaatTTGTAAAATACGCATTTATTGATGATGTACgatattatttgttattatatagtGAATCATATAAAGATGAAtggatattaaaaaaaataatatatatatttaacaaaataataaatatatataaagatacAAGTATGGACAATTTTAGAGATTGCTCTACTTTTTTAGAGGCATGGGAAAGATATGaatgtatattaaaatgtattgaaaatttttctatacatttattaaaaaccAATTGGCAAAAAGTTATcgatttaataaatatgggaaatcaaataagaaaaaaatatgaactaTTTTGTGATTCATcatttaaagaaaaaaaaaatattaaaaaaataaaaaatccaaaaaattgtgaaaacgaacaaaatgaaaaatattacgattataataaaaacaaaaatatgggtattaatatattatcatataatctgaaaaattttcaaaaaaataattttttattttatgataGCCATGATTATAAtgtctttaatttttgtgtaaaaaaaaaaagagaaaataaacaattcACATGTACAACATTTGGAAATTATTCagattatataatattagtattaattgaatatttaatttggAAATTGTTGATACATGATAATAACACAGTAACTCGTTTTTCTTTGTGTGCATTAATAGAACAAAAGGAAAACTACACAAAAACAGATAATACACAAAATATGGATTATAGTGATGAAAATGTTGACAAAAAAAGTGAAGAAATTGGTGGAATCGAAATAAGCATACTGCTCAATAgtataaatgatatttttttttttaacatattttttccagAATGTGTAAAACCTACACTATTTATAAAAGGTGATATTCCTTTTTATGAATTTCggattaaaaatttaatagtttctaaaattttaaatagaaaaaattcGATTGAATATAtccaaaattttattatttcgttaaataaaattaatttgttttatgcTAATGCCAGAATAATACTTGAAGCGATAATTCAAGCtatcaaaataattgaaaattctaaaagttataatttttttttgaaatattttgataaaaaaataaacggCATCAACGAATGTATAGACACGGAGAATGAAGATATAGAGTTAAATAATGTTATGagtaaaataattttgaatattattcataaaataaaaaatgtatctATAAGTAGAAGAAAAGATTTgcaaatatttgttttaaaaatcgttataaaaatgaatgaaAGTTTAAATCTATTTAGTACTATAAAAAGTTATTCCTCATTTTTGCAAATTTTTGAAGAAgacttttttttccatgCTTTGGAATATTTCGAAATTTtgacaaataaaaaaattaattttgttaatacTTTAGACAGTAATTTTACGAATTTACCTGAACAAGTCAGATTATATGTTTGGCTAGAAAATAatgcaaatatttttttgaacaattttattgaaaaatttaataaagtaattgatttaaatcaatacatgtatttttatggatatttgaggttattttatttattgctacacataacaataaaaagaaataaaaaaatgaatgaggattataaaaatattattttacgTATTCAAAAAGATGATAACTTTTATTTGGTTTATCATTTAgttttatacttttttaaaaacaatttaagtcatatatttttaaaaaatgatattaaacaatttttagttaaaaatattggaaatttaagaaattttattaaaggTAACGTatatgagaaaaaaaaagagtcTTTGTTTCCTTgtcaaaatgaaaaattaaatgagcATATCTTAAATAATTCTGAACGTTCAGAAATAATTGCAACATTTTCTGAGCATTGTTTTGATTATAAAATGCTGagaaaattgtttatatttacagATATTGTAGAATATTGTGGAGATATAActgcatattttttgaacaataaaataaattattataacacgtcttattcatataaagaaaaaaatatggataCATCTGGTCTCGAAAAGTCGCTAATAATACGTGATAATGCACCTGAAGAAACGGATATTGATGTGTGTCGAGATAgtaaaaatttgtatatagaatgcgttaattttttgaaaaattttactcaaacaaatattaaaaataaagatgatgaaaattataacaattTGAGAGTAATATTGGCACTTGCATATGTTTCTAATACATGTACAATCTTTGGGAAAATAGAGgatgaagaaaatttaaataaacaaattttgttaatgcaaatgaaaaatatatacaatgaTAGCTCAAATATGCCAAAAGACGCACACATACCAGTAggaaacaataatataattaatagtCTATGTGGTTAtggaaattatttttgtaaaaattttaatttttatagatataaatacttatataaatatttttctgcACACAATACCtttaaagaatatatttttgataataaaataatattttcagaAACTATAGTTAATGACATTGAAGTAAGTAAAGAGGAGTTGgtttatgtttattttattataaaactatatataatacctTGTACTTTTTcttgtaaaataaaaaataaaaaaaattatatagataattctataatacaatttagaataaaaattttaaaccttttaataaaacaaagcAAAATGCTGATAGATAGATTTTCTGAATATAAATTTCCAACACACTTACTTGAATTGGCTTTTCTTACTTTATTTCATCCTTTAATTGTAAAATTTGAAATTGAATTATATagtaatgaaaattataaagcAATCGAGGATATGAAAgaatatggatatatatcttttaaactattaaattttgtaaaaaatattttgaaaattggACAGAATAAATTGTCTATATGTAGAAGTGTTgttattccatttttaacttcctatttttttagtataattgaatatggaaatattataataaatataagcaATGAATATTTAGATAAGTTTGTGGAAATTATTGTTGACATTCTTATGCATAAAGAATGTGTATTATATGATTGTCAAAAAAGTTTTACTAAcgatttatttaaaataaaaaaagggaatttaaattttaataattttattaatgaaaatatttgctcatactttttaaacaaaatagaaaacaaccaacatattatattcccttcaaaattttttgaaatatatcatacatcaatttttttaagactTTTAAcattgatatttttaataaatctatttaaaattttagaaaataaatatatttgcgTAATGAAAATAGGGATACATAATAAAACTGAGCATATTTCAAATGATGAGATGTTGGATTCTccaaaggaaaaaaaactaaaggaaaaaaaagaagaattttataaaaaaagaaatataatattatgtatttatgaaaagcttattattcatattttaaaaagagTTGATAACAAAAATGTGCTTCGcgaaaatttaaaaaataaatgtaatgataatgaaagtaaacaaaaaaataataaaaaagatggTCAAAATATTACCCCATTACCTTTTTCGTATGGTCataatattcaaataaGAGGATTACAAGCATTATGTATCCTTTCaagatattttaaatatataaaaaaaggaaaaagaaaaaatataattttttatgttaataCACTTTTACAATATGATAATCTTAGTACAACTCGTCAATATTTAGAATTGTTTTGTTCATCAATTTGTAATTCttctttcattttattatatccccatttaattaaaaatatattaagaaATAATGGTGAAAATGCACAATTAACTATTAGCTCTTTAATTATATCTgcacacatttttttaaaatctaAATTTAGTTACTATTCTTTTGTAAAACTTAATTATAATTCCTTTTCTGGATTGACAGTTGATCAGCAAAAATATGccacaaatatatttgtaaaaaaacaaaaaaatgttaaagcatcacaaaaattaaaaggaaaaaaaatcaaaaatattattaggCAAAtcttagaaaaaaataaaggtGAAACAACAGAAATTGCCAAAGATGTGGATAAGACAATTgcaaatataaagaaaaaaaaaattcaatatGGTAAACAATGGAAACTAAACGAGAAAGATAATGATAAACAAATaggaaaaaatagaaaGAAATGGGATAATTATCAAAAGGagcaaaataaattacatgaatatgaaaataaagaaggATCAAATTTtcaaagaaataaaaatgttatttctataaaggatgataatattgaaaaagaaaaaaaagataaagtttatgaaatggaaaataaaatatgggATACAGAAAATATAACTAGTAAAGACAATCCACAAAAtggttatttttattcaccatatatttccaaaatattaacaaaattattattaaaaatagtacTTTTATGTTCCTCTCACTCAGCTTTAATTAGAAGTATTtcacaatatatattatacaattttttaaaaaaaagaaaagaaatgCTATtaattccatttttatcgaaaatatatttatttattaaaaataataaagattGTAAAAGAATAAgagataaattaaaaaaagaatttaaaaattggGATACTTCAATTAtcgaacaaaaaaataatatatgtatgctATTACCAACTTATAATcattcatttaatttttttgatgaaGATATAAATTGTGAAAATACAAACACATTTACacacattttatataataacgAATTGGTGAGTTCCTATACATTTATAGatagtattaaaaaaattgtccAACAAGAAATGACTTCTataatgtataatatacagttagaaaaagaaaaaaaagatggaatttctatttataaatataataatgaacaAAAATTGTTAACGTTAAATCAGTTTTATCATGGGAAGAATGTAGATGAAATATCTTCTACAATTGACGATAAGAGAGATACAAAAATTTTAGCTAGCGAAAATGGgcaagaaaaaaaaaaaaaaacaactAGCCAAATAATTAACGGAGAAGCATGCTTTAATAAAAGCAGTGAAAATATTGACTATGATAAAAactttgaaaattttttaaaacaaaccaaaaaaaattatcaaaaaaaattcgaTCCAATCgataatataatagaaattaataacgaatttcgaaaaaaatatcaattaagaaaaaaaaataatttaatcgTCATTGCTTCCCTAATTGACAAAGTCCCAAATTTAGCTGGCTTGTGCAGGACATGTgaaatttttaatgttaaaaaattattgctcagcaatataaatattgttaaagattttcaatttcaaaaaatttctTCCACTGCTAATAAATGGATGAATATACAagagttaaaaaaaaaagatattataaaatatttaatcaaaaaaaaaaagaaatattctATTATTGGCTTAGAGCAAACAAATGATAGCAAACGATTGAacgattttattttcccaGAAAATTGTATACTAATATTAGGAGACGAAAAAGAGGGTTTACCATCTTCTATTCTTTTACTTTTACACCATTGTGTGGAAATACCTGGACATGGAATTATCAGATCTTTGAATGTTCATGTTTCTGCAGCGATTActatttatgaatatttcaAGCAACACCTTTag
- a CDS encoding CPW-WPC family protein translates to MVRRLFFGFFFILAVKNVCSKNNATCQRDYSQNCAEGWAKLNNTEECISPLSYKGPCPRFLKFEKDKKKKIILESHCNIYWPCIKECEKDYSLQCPEKWELESEKTCHPLGTYEGTCLLVHDFSNFTNEQKEIWSNKCATTWPCKKTCVKDYSKQCPQGWIKDNNGTCFAQNNYLGPCLSRASLINFDEDMKVAFEKLCMVNYPCLRNCKIDESDPCPKNWILKSNYLGNPDSCLAPDDYNGHCEDQTQFIGIDTNLKESMEYECGIKWSCIDEHPTYIIYEEFCPENWIKNEKHCIAPLNYSGPCSKKKIFEGFTLEIKKAYAEECNFEWPSSNKLAPKNFPKIQTLRARKYNMGVIEPISGEIVSNLVI, encoded by the exons ATGGTTCGAAGACTGTTTTTTGggtttttctttattttggCAGTAAAGAATg TTTGTTCGAAAAATAATGCAACCTGCCAAAGAGATTACTc ACAAAACTGTGCAGAAg gGTGGgcaaaattaaataatactGAAGAATGCATATCACCATTGTCTTATAAAGGACCTTGCCCCCGTTTCcttaaatttgaaaaagataaaaaaaaaaaaataatattagaGAGCCATTGTAATATTTActg gcCTTGTATCAAGGAATGTGAAAAAGACTATTCTTTACAATGCCCCGAAAAATGGGAACTTGAAAGTGAAAAAACTTGCCACCCATTGGGAACTTATGAAg GAACATGCTTACTTGTTCATGATTTCTCAAATTTTACTAATGAACAAAAAGAAATTTGGAGTAATAAGTGTGCAACAACATGGCCGTGTAAG aaaacGTGTGTAAAGGATTATTCAAAACAATGCCCACaa gGATGGATTAAAGACA ATAATGGAACTTGCTTTGctcaaaataattatctCGGGCCTTGCCTTTCAAGAGCATCcttaataaattttgatGAAGATATGAAA GTTGCCTTTGAAAAGCTATGCATGGTGAATTATCCATGTTTACGAAATTGCAAAATAGATGAAAGCGat CCCTGCCCAAAAAATTGGATACTAAAATCAAACTATTTAGGAAATCCGGATAGCTGCCTTGCCCCTGATGATTACAATGGACATTGTGAAGATCAAACACAATTTATTG gTATCGatacaaatttaaaagaGAGCATGGAATATGAGTGTGGAATAAAATGGTCATGTATTGATG AACATCCAAcctatattatttatgaagAATTTTGCCCAGAAAATTggataaaaaatgaaaag caCTGTATTGCACCCTTGAATTATTCTGGCCCTTgctcaaaaaaaaaaatatttgaaggATTTACTTTGGAGATAAAAAAAGCATATGCAGAAGAATGCAACT TTGAATGGCCATCCTCTAACAAACTTGCTCCAAAGAATTTCCCGAAAATACAAA CGTTGAGGGCGaggaaatataatatggGTGTAATTGAGCCAATAAGTGGGGAAATAGTTTCAAACCttgttatataa